One genomic window of Lytechinus variegatus isolate NC3 chromosome 1, Lvar_3.0, whole genome shotgun sequence includes the following:
- the LOC121430934 gene encoding nascent polypeptide-associated complex subunit alpha, muscle-specific form-like, protein MNGGALSIVCEQCYAPPMLCLPWVTVHHWWRMTFRARSYPNPPSAPSILTPADVSGGLSLSRCAGSPTPSPRQQPESITEACQTPVVDQPDGSCQQLPVDVLSSPSGCAAPAAVPREAPPAVAVRPPPPPTPSPEDDIIAPAATPAPSPRRSLRRASVDLRGTQITRCL, encoded by the coding sequence ATGAATGGAGGGGCACTGAgtattgtctgtgaacaatgctatgcccctccaatgctttgtcttcCCTGGGTCACAGTCCACCACTGGTGGAGGATGACCTTTCGTGCCCGGAGTTACCCAAACCCCCCATCTGCCCCATCGATCCTGACACCGGCTGATGTGTCTGGTGGACTATCACTATCTCGATGTGCGGGTTCGCCCACTCCGTCTCCTCGACAGCAACCTGAGTCCATCACCGAAGCCTGCCAAACACCGGTGGTGGATCAACCTGATGGCTCCTGTCAACAGCTCCCTGTTGATGTCTTGTCATCCCCGTCCGGCTGTGCTGCCCCAGCTGCAGTTCCTCGTGAAGCACCCCCTGCGGTGGCTGTTCGACCTCCACCTCCTCCTACTCCATCACCTGAGGATGACATCATCGCTCCTGCTGCCACCCCAGCTCCTTCGCCCAGACGGTCTCTCCGTCGGGCCAGCGTAGACCTGCGTGGCACTCAGATTACGAGATGTCTCTAA